The Candidatus Peribacteria bacterium region GACTCAATAATGCAGAGCCCAGCAGAGCGGAAGTGCGCATATTCCAACAGGCTACGGTAGCGGGTGCGACTCAGTATTTCACAAATCTCTATAGCACCCGTCTCCCGCGTACGGGAATGAGCTGAACAGAGCGATTTCCATTTGCCGATCCACGCCTTTTTCCGCTACTCTTTGCCAGAATTGCTTATGGCAGAACTTGAAGTCATCATCGGCCTGGAAGTGCATGCGCAAATGAACACGAACACGAAGATGTTCTGCGGGTGTGATAACGATGCGTTTGGAAAAGAACCAAACACGACCGTATGTCCTGTGTGTATGGGACACCCGGGAACACTCCCGGTGCCGAATGCCGAAGCTGTCAGCAAAGCGGTGAAAGCATCTCTCGCGATCGGCTGCACTATTGCCCCTGATTGTCATTTTGATCGTAAGCACTACTTCTATCCGGACCTTCCGTTTGGGTACCAGATTTCGCAGTACGACTTCCCGCTCGGAAAAGGCGGCGCCGTCCACTACGACCTGCGCGATCCAAGCGGCAGAAAGCTTGCCGAGAAAGTCTGCGGCATCACGCGCCTGCACATGGAGAATGACGCCGGAAAGCTGAGTCACTATGGCGACACCACGCTCTGTGACTACAACCGTGCAGGAACTCCTCTCATGGAAATTGTGACCGAGCCGGATCTGCGAAACGCCGACGAAGCCGTCGCGTTCGCACAGGAACTCCGCCGCATTCTCATTTCTGTGAATGCATCGGAAGCGGATATGTTCAAAGGCATGATGCGTTTCGACGCGTCGATTTCTCTGCGTGAAAAAGGAACAGAAAAACTGAATCCCCGCAGCGAAATCAAAAACCTGAACTCCTTCAAGGCACTCGAAAAAGCGCTGCAGTACGAGGAAAAGAGACTGCGCGATCTATGGGAAGAAACCGGTGGCCCCCTGAAAGGAAACATCACCGTCGGTTGGGTGGATGATGCAGAAAAGACACGCATGCTCCGCGACAAAGAAGACGCACAGGATTACCGCTACTTCCCGGAACCGGACATTCCGCCATTGCATTTCGACGCCGCCGACGTTGCAGCGGTGAAAGCATCGCTCCCCGCCCTCCCCCGCGACCAGCGCGAGACGTATGTCCAGCTCGGACTGGAAGAGGCAGCGGCTCTG contains the following coding sequences:
- the gatB gene encoding Asp-tRNA(Asn)/Glu-tRNA(Gln) amidotransferase subunit GatB produces the protein MAELEVIIGLEVHAQMNTNTKMFCGCDNDAFGKEPNTTVCPVCMGHPGTLPVPNAEAVSKAVKASLAIGCTIAPDCHFDRKHYFYPDLPFGYQISQYDFPLGKGGAVHYDLRDPSGRKLAEKVCGITRLHMENDAGKLSHYGDTTLCDYNRAGTPLMEIVTEPDLRNADEAVAFAQELRRILISVNASEADMFKGMMRFDASISLREKGTEKLNPRSEIKNLNSFKALEKALQYEEKRLRDLWEETGGPLKGNITVGWVDDAEKTRMLRDKEDAQDYRYFPEPDIPPLHFDAADVAAVKASLPALPRDQRETYVQLGLEEAAALQLTDDNALRTIFDAVFQKTNDIKRTSGLVLTQLLGFLKAENKTITDGPDAARILELVEAIDAGTISGNAGKDVLATMIKTGKNASTIIEEGGMKQISDDGALGAIVDAAIAANQSSVEAYKGGKAAALGAIVGWIMKETKGQANPGKVNSLLQEKLR